In Populus nigra chromosome 1, ddPopNigr1.1, whole genome shotgun sequence, one genomic interval encodes:
- the LOC133674280 gene encoding regulator of nonsense transcripts 1 homolog — MDAQDNSLYETASQPDTATDAYTFLEFNTQGESDFDYPEFRSPVNWPTPSDSLAATSSSVDPTSSDHRAAASNSDHHSDSPAASPAASKSAARGGANSGTQGVVEGLVASMGGLNFEETGDDDGYDFGKGDFTEHACRYCGVSNPACVVRCNVPSCRKWFCNSRGNTSGSHIVNHLVRAKHKEVCLHKDSPLGETILECYNCGCRNVFLLGFISAKTESVVVLLCREPCLNVNALKDMNWDLSQWCPLIDDRCFLQWLVKIPSEQEQLRARQISAQQINKVEELWKTNPDATLEDLEKPGVDDEPQPVALKYEDAYQYQNVFAPLIKLEADYDKMMKESQSKDNVTIRWDIGLNKKRVAYFVFPKEDNELRLVPGDELRLRYSGDAAHPAWQSVGHVIKLTAQEEVALELRASQGVPVDMNHGFSVDFVWKSTSFDRMQGAMKTFAVDETSVSGYIYHHLLGHEVENQTVRSALPRRFGAPGLPELNASQVLAVKNVLQKPISLIQGPPGTGKTVTSAAIVYHMAKQGQGQVLVCAPSNVAVDQLAEKISATGLKVVRLCAKSREAVSSPVEHLTLHYQVRHLDTSEKSELHKLQQLKDEQGELSSSDEKKYKALKRATEREISQSADVICCTCVGAGDPRLANFRFRQVLIDESTQATEPECLIPLVLGAKQVVFVGDHCQLGPVIMCKKAARAGLAQSLFERLVLLGVKPIRLQVQYRMHPSLSEFPSNSFYEGTLQNGVTVNERQSSGIDFPWPVPNRPLFFYVQMGQEEISASGTSYLNRTEAANVEKIVTTFLRSGVVPSQIGVITPYEGQRAYIVNYMSRNGALRQQLYKEIEVASVDSFQGREKDYIILSCVRSNEHQGIGFLNDPRRLNVALTRARYGIVILGNPKVLSKQPLWNSLLTHYKEHECLVEGPLNNLKQSMVQFQKPKKIYNDRRLFFGGGPGIVLNDNFGSVASASPNADRRNSRARGSYMPPAPPNGTHKPGAHPAGFPMPRVPIPPFHGDPPSQPYAIPTRGAVHGPIGAVPQVPQPGSRGFGAGRGNAGAPIGSHLPHQQGTQQGIGNIGSFNFSSLENPNSQPSVGSALSQPGYNNIPVQGSSQTFRDGFSMGGMSQEFLGDDFKSQGSHVPYNVADFSTQASQSGYAVDYVTQGAQGGFPGNFLNQNSQAGFSRFGSGNDFMSQDYMAHGSQGLFTQVGFNDPSQDDASQSHFGITNPSQLQSQGLMNSLYSQPFAHYNTQPVNLQAPQQQSQQGQGTQNQKIHYNG, encoded by the exons ATGGATGCCCAAGACAACAGCCTATACGAAACGGCGTCGCAGCCAGACACAGCAACAGACGCCTACACCTTCCTTGAATTCAACACACAAGGCGAATCCGATTTTGACTACCCCGAATTCCGCTCTCCGGTGAACTGGCCCACTCCTTCCGACTCACTTGCCGCCACATCCTCCTCCGTAGACCCTACCTCATCCGACCACCGTGCCGCCGCTTCCAATTCCGATCACCACTCTGATTCACCTGCTGCGTCTCCTGCTGCGTCAAAATCTGCTGCGCGTGGAGGAGCGAATAGTGGGACCCAGGGGGTGGTGGAGGGGTTAGTGGCGAGTATGGGAGGGTTGAATTTTGAAGAGACGGGAGATGATGATGGGTATGATTTTGGGAAAGGGGATTTTACGGAGCACGCGTGTAGGTACTGTGGGGTTTCGAATCCTGCGTGTGTAGTGAGGTGTAATGTGCCGTCCTGTAGAAAGTGGTTTTGTAATTCGAGAGGGAATACCTCTGGTTCGCATATTGTTAATCATCTG GTTCGAGCAAAGCATAAAGAGGTCTGTCTCCATAAAGACAGCCCTCTTGGAGAAACAATACTTGAGTGCTACAACTGTGGTTGCCGAAATGTGTTTCTACTTGGATTTATATCAGCCAAGACAGAAAGTGTTGTTGTCCTCCTCTGTAGGGAACCTTGCTTGAATGTTAATGCACTGAAGGACATGAACTGGGACCTGAGCCAGTGGTGCCCCCTAATTGATGATAGGTGTTTTCTACAGTGGCTTGTGAAG ATCCCATCTGAACAGGAGCAGTTGAGGGCACGCCAAATTAGTgctcaacaaataaataaagtagAAGAACTTTGGAAAACAAATCCTGATGCCACCCTTGAAGATCTTGAGAAGCCTGGTGTTGATGATGAACCTCAGCCTGTAGCATTGAAGTATGAAGATGCATATCAG TATCAAAATGTATTTGCTCCACTTATTAAGCTTGAAGCTGACTACGATAAA ATGATGAAAGAGTCTCAAAGCAAGGATAATGTCACTATTCGATGGGATATTGGCCTTAACAAGAAGCGTGTTGCATATTTTGTATTTCCAAAG GAGGACAATGAGTTGCGCCTTGTACCCGGTGATGAGTTGCGACTGCGCTATTCTGGAGATGCAGCTCATCCAGCATGGCAATCAGTTGGGCACGTG ATCAAGCTAACTGCACAAGAGGAGGTTGCACTCGAGCTTCGTGCTAGTCAG GGAGTTCCTGTTGATATGAACCATGGTTTTAGTGTTGATTTTGTTTGGAAGAGTACAAGCTTTGACCGAATGCAGGGAGCAATGAAAACTTTTGCAGTGGATGAAACCAGTGTCAGTGG GTATATATACCATCACTTGTTGGGCCATGAGGTTGAGAATCAAACAGTTCGCAGTGCATTGCCTCGCCGTTTTGGTGCACCTGGTCTCCCAGAGCTGAATGCATCACAA GTTCTTGCTGTGAAGAATGTCCTCCAGAAGCCTATAAGTTTGATTCAAGGTCCACCTGGAACAGGAAAAACTGTCACTTCTGCCGCCATTGTATATCATATGGCTAAACAGGGACAAGGACAG GTTTTGGTGTGTGCCCCAAGTAATGTAGCTGTAGATCAGCTAGCTGAGAAGATAAGTGCCACCGGCTTAAAG GTTGTTAGGCTATGTGCAAAATCAAGGGAAGCTGTTAGTTCTCCTGTTGAGCATCTCACCCTTCACTATCAG GTTAGACATCTAGACACTTCAGAGAAAAGTGAACTTCACAAGTTGCAACAGTTGAAAGATGAACAAG GAGAACTGTCCAGTAGTGAtgagaaaaaatacaaagctcTGAAACGAGCAACAGAAAGGGAAATTTCTCAAAGTGCTGATGTCATCTGTTGCACTTGTGTTGGTGCTGGAGATCCTCGGTTGGCAAATTTTAGGTTTCGCCAG GTACTTATTGATGAGTCAACTCAGGCGACTGAACCAGAGTGTCTCATTCCTTTGGTACTTGGGGCGAAGCAG GTCGTTTTTGTTGGTGACCATTGCCAGCTTGGTCCTGTCATTATGTGCAAGAAAGCTGCTCGTGCTGGGTTAGCCCAGTCTCTCTTTGAGCGCCTTGTTTTACTTGGTGTGAAACCAATTAGATTGCAG GTTCAATATCGCATGCACCCATCTCTTTCTGAATTTCCATCCAACAGCTTTTATGAAGGCACTCTGCAAAATGGTGTGACTGTCAATGAGAGACAGTCATCAGGCATTGATTTCCCTTGGCCTGTGCCAAATCGTCCACTGTTCTTTTATGTCCAG ATGGGACAAGAAGAGATAAGTGCCAGTGGGACATCCTATCTAAATCGTACTGAGGctgcaaatgttgaaaaaattGTAACTACGTTTTTGAGGAGCGGTGTAGTCCCTAGCCAG ATTGGAGTGATAACACCTTACGAGGGACAGAGAGCATATATTGTGAATTATATGTCAAGAAACGGTGCCCTCAGACAGCAACTATACAAAGAAATTGAG GTTGCAAGTGTTGATTCATTTCAAGGAAGGGAAAAGGACTACATTATTTTGTCTTGTGTTAGGAGCAACGAACATCAG GGCATTGGATTTCTTAATGATCCTCGGAGATTGAATGTAGCTCTAACCCGTGCTCGATATGGTATTGTCATCTTGGGAAACCCTAAAGTTCTAAGTAAGCAGCCTTTGTGGAATAGCTTATTAACTCACTACAAG GAACATGAGTGCTTGGTTGAAGGACCTTTGAATAACTTGAAGCAGAGTATGGTTCAATTTCAAAAGCCCAAAAAG ATTTATAACGATAGGAGGCTTTTCTTTGGTGGTGGACCTGGAATTGTCCTTAATGATAATTTTGGGTCTGTTGCCTCAGCTAGCCCAAATGCTGATAGAAGAAACTCCCGTGCCAGGG GATCTTATATGCCACCTGCCCCACCCAATGGTACCCACAAGCCTGGTGCTCATCCTGCTGGGTTTCCAATGCCTCGGGTCCCCATTCCACCATTTCATGGTGATCCACCTTCTCAACCATATGCTATTCCAACTCGTGGGGCTGTGCATGGGCCAATTGGAGCTGTTCCTCAAGTCCCTCAGCCAGGAAGTCGAGGTTTTGGTGCTGGGCGCGGCAATGCTGGTGCACCTATTGGAAGTCATCTCCCACACCAGCAAGGCACTCAGCAAGGCATTGGGAACATTGgatctttcaatttttcttccCTGGAGAATCCAAATAGCCAGCCATCTGTGGGTAGTGCATTATCTCAGCCTGGATATAATAAT ATTCCAGTTCAGGGATCGAGCCAAACATTTCGTGATGGATTTTCCATGGGGGGTATGTCCCAG GAGTTCTTGGGTGATGATTTCAAAAGCCAGGGATCGCATGTTCCTTACAATGTTGCTGATTTCTCCACTCAG GCATCTCAAAGTGGATATGCTGTGGATTATGTTACGCAAGGAGCCCAAGGCGGGTTTCCAGGCAACTTCTTGAATCAGAATTCTCAAGCTGGATTTTCTCGTTTTGGTTCTGGAAATGATTTCATGTCTCAG GATTACATGGCTCATGGATCACAAGGGCTGTTCACTCAGGTTGGCTTTAATGATCCCTCACAAGATGATGCATCGCAAAGCCACTTTGGCATAACCAATCCGAGCCAACTTCAATCTCAG GGCTTGATGAATTCCCTTTACTCTCAGCCCTTTGCCCACTACAACACTCAGCCGGTGAACTTACAGGCTCCACAACAGCAGTCTCAGCAGGGTCAGGGCACCCAAAACCAGAAAATCCATTACAACGGTTGA
- the LOC133674289 gene encoding CAX-interacting protein 4 codes for MPATAGRVRMPANNRVHSSAALQTHGIWQSAIGYDPYAPNKDDSKKSSQEKSSTAEPEGENAYASFQGLLALARITSSNADEARGACKRCGRVGHLAFQCRNFVSVKDGDKEKDAEAVQAAVLSGLEKIKGNGKRVVQGEESEDDEDESETSDSEEDSEIERIIAERYGKKKSSALGKSSRKKEDSDDDGSDSGRKKRGRSKKRRSKKRGSSDSEDGDEDRRKRRKKNESSDEEDDRQRRKRKSRKEKRRRRSHRHSDDSDSDEHEHSGRRHKQKSRKASSLSDPDASGSDDPRVGRDTKRSEKKIRKRHHEDDE; via the coding sequence ATGCCGGCGACAGCAGGAAGAGTTCGCATGCCGGCGAACAACAGGGTGCACAGTAGTGCAGCCCTGCAGACTCACGGTATATGGCAGAGTGCAATTGGGTATGACCCCTATGCACCTAACAAGGATGACTCCAAAAAATCATCCCAGGAGAAGTCCTCCACCGCTGAGCCTGAAGGTGAGAATGCTTATGCCAGCTTTCAGGGTCTCCTGGCGCTTGCCCGTATTACCTCATCCAATGCTGATGAGGCTCGTGGTGCTTGTAAAAGATGTGGTCGTGTAGGCCACCTTGCCTTTCAATGTAGGAATTTTGTGAGTGTCAAGGATGGTGATAAAGAGAAGGATGCGGAAGCAGTTCAGGCTGCGGTTTTGTCTGGGTTGGAGAAGATAAAAGGGAATGGGAAACGAGTGGTTCAGGGTGAGGAGAGCGAGGATGATGAGGATGAGAGTGAGACTTCGGATTCTGAGGAGGATTCGGAGATTGAGAGGATTATTGCTGAAAGGTATGGTAAGAAGAAGAGTAGTGCTCTGGGGAAGTCATCTAGGAAGAAGGAGGACTCTGATGACGATGGTTCAGATTCTGGGAGGAAGAAAAGAGGAAGGTCGAAGAAAAGGAGGAGTAAGAAGAGGGGAAGTAGCGATTCAGAGGATGGGGATGAGGataggaggaagaggaggaagaagaacgAGTCATCAGATGAAGAGGATGATCGGCAACGCCGTAAGAGGAAGAGTAGGAAGGAaaagaggagaaggagaagtCATCGGCATTCTGATGATTCTGACTCAGATGAGCATGAGCATTCTGGTCGAAGGCACAAGCAGAAGAGCAGGAAGGCATCATCTTTGTCTGATCCTGATGCCTCTGGCTCTGATGATCCTCGGGTGGGAAGAGATACAAAGCGTTCTGAGAAGAAGATCAGGAAACGCCATCATGAAGATGATGAGTGA
- the LOC133681716 gene encoding uncharacterized protein LOC133681716, which produces MTFREIDIAGQTLKIHELGDVYDSLTGRAFTGSWIWDSALLLSRWLATSQFDLRDKSVIELGAGAGLPGLTAALLGASRVLLTDIAPLLPGLVKNVEANELEDRVEVRELVWGSKESLSRIGELRRFDVVLLSDVFFDLEEMAALGRTLKKVSGNKTRVLAASEVRFWTGECLNELVSQGFKVVEVPIQEDGSDGGRDIFAVYNIIPPDEEDCHNNMSGS; this is translated from the coding sequence AGAGATAGACATAGCCGGTCAAACACTTAAAATCCACGAACTCGGAGACGTGTATGACTCTTTAACGGGTCGTGCATTCACCGGGTCATGGATTTGGGACTCAGCCTTGCTACTCTCTCGGTGGCTCGCGACTTCTCAGTTTGATTTGCGAGACAAGTCCGTCATCGAGCTCGGCGCGGGAGCCGGACTGCCAGGCTTGACAGCGGCACTACTTGGCGCCAGTCGAGTCTTGCTAACGGACATCGCGCCGCTGCTCCCCGGCTTAGTAAAGAACGTTGAAGCGAACGAATTGGAAGACCGAGTCGAGGTGAGGGAACTCGTTTGGGGATCGAAGGAGTCGCTGAGTCGAATAGGAGAGTTGAGGCGATTCGACGTCGTGCTGCTGAGTGATGTGTTTTTTGACCTGGAGGAGATGGCGGCGCTTGGGCGGACGTTGAAGAAGGTGTCTGGGAACAAGACCAGGGTTTTGGCGGCGAGCGAGGTGAGGTTTTGGACAGGTGAGTGCTTAAATGAGTTGGTGAGTCAGGGTTTCAAAGTTGTAGAGGTGCCGATTCAAGAGGATGGGAGTGACGGTGGAAGGGATATCTTTGCAGTGTACAACATAATCCCGCCGGATGAAGAGGATTGCCATAACAACATGTCGGGCTCATAA